A genomic window from Glycine max cultivar Williams 82 chromosome 17, Glycine_max_v4.0, whole genome shotgun sequence includes:
- the LOC100801649 gene encoding uncharacterized protein: MPSHSSSTFDSLSKSQDLSSAIQSATTPSQISSACASIETFLHSHSPDQSRHFFSLAFPTLISKLFGFDDSSNAWILHRHSSADGDLSQTLFSLLSPSGNLAAAIAAVDRLSLVKYVFPAERLPHWTRSFLSDTDSRSLSDLCPSLFKPSPSPSQIQFNVFEYFFFWFAYYPVSKGKNDNNECVSVNKRVKKFRLEDWTNTWTSSIPGFSASSSSKRCSSEGKPQCDLYTRLLCAYLRAFVPSYDFHAHQPYRTSILHYGSGYDSSVSARAEFVVNALIHFWLVDNDFSPLPASVCRSLRVSFPAGETPPPPGLGEVVRLFVRYLNLSTVATFRENGGGGECGTPWWRALEGAKSKDLGSLSSVRSLGCWNFCLQRPLYRYLLRTFLFCPMAASVKNVSQVLSVWVGYLEPWTMNADEFSNMDGFNGEKKEDSVPASAGDGFSPQWQDYVLSNYLYYSSLVMHFIGFAHRFLHSDVEVVVQMVLKVLDTLTSSKELIDLLKTVDSLFHSKQVGSGKAMLNNLYRYVPIIHEQLQDWEDGLCETDADGSFLHENWNKDLRLYADGEDGGQQLLQLFILRAEAELQAISGDNLVPSLRCIDSLKAKLGCLFDGHAIIKSLSTCTEPMPHQQSRDEIFKPRRGAGNYAFADVKYKGDWMRRPISNDEIAWLAKILIRLSDWLNESLGLNQAESNQVSSTVSYVEVSADVAAHIWGPYKALKVFLCTIGSWFLFLGAASLGCMRKHGLRVNLRLLASKKFVMVFVLYSVFKILKKLIRSFSGMLGRI, from the exons ATGCCCTCTCACTCCTCCTCCACCTTCGATTCCCTCTCCAAATCCCAGGACCTATCATCCGCCATCCAATCCGCCACCACCCCTTCCCAAATCTCATCCGCGTGCGCCTCCATCGAGACTTTCCTGCACTCGCACTCACCCGATCAGTCCCGCCACTTCTTCTCCCTCGCATTCCCAACCCTAATCTCCAAGCTCTTCGGCTTCGACGATTCTTCCAATGCCTGGATCCTCCACCGCCACTCTTCCGCCGACGGCGACCTCTCCCAAACCCTATTCTCCCTCCTCTCCCCCTCCGGCAACCTCGCCGCCGCCATCGCCGCCGTCGATCGCCTCTCCCTCGTCAAATACGTCTTCCCCGCTGAACGCCTCCCTCACTGGACACGCTCCTTCCTCTCCGACACCGATTCTCGCTCCCTCTCCGATCTCTGCCCTTCCCTCTTCAAACCCTCGCCTTCCCCTTCCCAAATCCAATTCAACGTCTTCGAATACTTCTTCTTCTGGTTCGCATACTACCCCGTTTCGAAAGGCAAAAACGACAACAACGAATGCGTTTCGGTTAAcaaaagagttaagaaattTAGGTTAGAAGATTGGACTAATACTTGGACTTCCTCCATTCCCGGCTTCtccgcctcctcctcctccaagCGCTGTTCCTCCGAGGGAAAACCTCAGTGCGACTTGTACACGCGCCTCCTCTGCGCGTATCTACGCGCTTTTGTCCCTTCCTATGATTTTCACGCGCACCAGCCTTACCGGACTTCGATTCTGCACTACGGCTCCGGCTACGACAGTTCTGTTTCGGCGCGGGCCGAGTTCGTGGTCAACGCGCTTATCCACTTCTGGCTCGTGGACAATGATTTCTCGCCGCTGCCGGCGAGTGTTTGCCGGAGCCTCCGAGTTTCGTTTCCGGCGGGGGAGACGCCTCCCCCGCCGGGGCTCGGGGAGGTGGTGAGGCTGTTTGTGAGGTACTTGAATTTAAGTACTGTGGCGACGTTTCGCGAAAATGGGGGTGGTGGTGAGTGTGGAACTCCTTGGTGGAGAGCTTTGGAGGGTGCAAAGAGCAAGGATTTGGGGTCTTTGAGTTCTGTTCGTTCGCTTGGGTGTTGGAACTTCTGCTTGCAGAGGCCTCTGTATAGGTATCTGTTGAGAACGTTCTTGTTTTGCCCTATGGCGGCTTCGGTTAAGAATGTGTCCCAGGTGTTGTCGGTTTGGGTTGGTTACTTGGAGCCTTGGACGATGAATGCGGATGAGTTTTCGAATATGGATGGATTTAACGGCGAGAAGAAGGAAGATTCTGTGCCTGCAAGTGCCGGTGATGGGTTTTCACCGCAGTGGCAGGACTATGTTCTCTCTAATTATCTATACTACAGTTCCTTGGTCATGCATTTCATTGGGTTTGCTCACAGGTTTCTTCATAGTGATGTTGAAGTTGTAGTCCAGATGGTGCTCAAG GTGTTAGACACCTTGACATCATCTAAAGAGCTCATTGACCTTCTGAAGACTGTGGATTCCCTTTTCCATTCCAAACAAGTAGGGTCAGGCAAAGCAATGCTGAATAACTTGTACAGATATGTTCCTATTATTCATGAACAGTTGCAG GACTGGGAGGATGGCTTATGTGAGACTGATGCTGATGGGTCTTTTTTGCATGAGAATTGGAATAAAGATTTGCGACTTTATGCTGATGGGGAGGATGGTGGACAACAACTACTTCAG TTATTTATATTGCGTGCTGAAGCTGAGTTGCAAGCTATATCTGGTGATAATCTTGTACCCAGCCTTCGATGTATAGATTCATTGAAGGCAAAATTAGGGTGTTTATTTGATGGACACGCTATTATAAAGTCATTATCAACCTGTACTGAACCAATGCCACATCAACAATCCCGTGATGAGATATTCAAGCCTAGAAGAGGAGCTGGCAATTATGCATTTGCAGATGTTAAATACAAAGGCGACTGGATGAGACGTCCCATTTCCAATGATGAAATTGCATGGCTTGCAAAAATTCTCATTCGGTTGTCTGATTGGTTGAATGAGAGTCTTGGACTGAATCAGGCAGAAAGCAATCAAGTAAGCTCTACAGTCTCTTATGTGGAGGTATCGGCTGATGTTGCTGCCCACATATGGGGACCTTACAAAGCCCTGAAGGTCTTCTTATGTACCATTGGTTCTTGGTTTCTCTTCTTGGGTGCTGCTTCTCTGGGTTGCATGCGAAAACATGGTCTGAGGGTGAACTTAAGGTTACTGGCCTCCAAGAAGTTTGTGAtggtttttgttttatatagtgtttttaaaatattgaaaaaactcATTCGATCATTCAGTGGCATGCTGGGAAGAATATAG